One genomic region from Marmota flaviventris isolate mMarFla1 chromosome 6, mMarFla1.hap1, whole genome shotgun sequence encodes:
- the C2 gene encoding complement C2 isoform X1 translates to MDPQMALLYLLLLGPGLAATVPSCPQNVNISGGTFTLSHGWAPGSLLTYSCPQGSYPVPASRLCKSSGRWQTPGFPRPTRLTKAVCRSVRCPAPVTFENGVYTPRLGSHPVGGNLSFICEDGFTLRGSPVRHCRPNGMWDGETAVCDNGAGHCPNPGISVGAVRTGSRFGLGDKVSYRCSSNLVLTGSSERECLGNGVWSGTEPICRQPYSYDFPEDVAPALSISLSHVLGATNPTQKKKENLGRKIQIQRSGHLNFYLLLDASQSVSKDDFEIFKKSAFLMVDRLFSFEVNVSVAIITFASRPKTIMSILSDKSRDVTEVLYSLQNANYKDHENGTGTNIYEALNSVYIMMNNQMQRLGIVTSAWKEIRHAIIILTDGKSNMGGSPKPAIDNIKEIVDIKQNRNDYLDIYAIGVGKLDVDWKELNELGSKKDGERHAFILQDPQALHQAFEHMLDVSKFTDTICGVGNMSANASDQERTPWHVTIKPKNNEACRGALVSDQWVLTAAHCFHNAKDRSLWRVNVGDPNSQWGKEFLIEKVEISPGFDVYGKKDQGIQEFYGDDIALLKLAQKVKMSTHARPICIPCTVEANMALRRPQRSTCQDHETELLNQQSIPAHFVALNGSKLNINLKTGEERSDCIKVVSQDKIKFPNLTDVSEVVTDQFLCSGTQEDDNPCKGESGGAVFLERRFRFFQVGLVSWGLYNPCFGATNKNSRKKPPHGAPPPRDFHINLFRLQPWLRQHLEGVLNFLPL, encoded by the exons ATGGACCCACAGATGGCTCTCCTTTATCTGCTGCTCCTGGGCCCAG GCCTGGCAGCTACCGTTCCTTCCTGTCCTCAGAACGTGAACATCTCTGGTGGCACTTTCACCCTCAGCCATGGCTGGGCACCCGGGAGCCTCCTTACCTACTCCTGCCCCCAGGGCAGTTACCCAGTCCCTGCATCACGACTGTGCAAGAGCAGTGGACGGTGGCAGACACCAGGATTCCCAAGACCTACCCGGCTCACTAAGGCTGTCTGCAGAT CTGTTCGCTGTCCAGCCCCTGTTACCTTTGAGAATGGTGTGTACACTCCACGGCTGGGGTCCCACCCTGTGGGTGGCAACCTGAGTTTCATATGTGAGGACGGCTTCACACTGCGGGGCTCACCTGTGCGGCACTGTCGTCCCAATGGCATGTGGGATGGAGAGACGGCCGTGTGTGACAATGGGG CTGGCCACTGCCCCAACCCAGGCATTTCAGTGGGCGCAGTGCGGACGGGCTCCCGCTTTGGCCTTGGGGACAAGGTCAGCTATCGCTGCTCCTCAAATCTGGTGCTGACAGGGTCATCAGAGAGGGAGTGCCTGGGCAATGGGGTCTGGAGTGGGACAGAGCCCATCTGCCGTC AACCCTACTCTTATGACTTTCCTGAGGATGTGGCCCCTGCCCTGTCCATCTCCTTGTCCCATGTGCTTGGAGCCACCAATCCCACCCAGAAGAAGAAGG AAAACCTGGGCCGTAAAATCCAGATCCAGCGCTCTGGTCACCTGAACTTCTACCTGCTCCTGGATGCCTCTCAGAGTGTGTCGAAAGATGACTTTGAGATCTTCAAGAAGAGTGCTTTCCTCATGGTGGACAGG CTCTTCAGCTTCGAGGTCAATGTCAGCGTTGCCATCATCACATTTGCCTCACGGCCCAAAACCATCATGTCTATCTTGAGTGACAAATCCAGGGATGTGACCGAAGTGCTCTACAGTCTGCAAAATGCCAACTATAAAG ATCATGAGAATGGAACTGGGACCAATATCTATGAAGCTCTAAATAGTGTCTACATCATGATGAATAACCAAATGCAACGTCTTGGCATAGTAACATCCGCCTGGAAGGAAATCAGACACGCCATCATCATTCTGACAGATG GAAAGTCCAACATGGGTGGTTCTCCCAAGCCAGCAATTGACAACATCAAAGAGATTGTGGATATCAAACAGAACAGGAATGACTATCTAG ACATCTATGCCATCGGGGTGGGCAAGCTGGATGTGGACTGGAAAGAACTGAATGAGCTGGGGTCCAAAAAGGATGGTGAACGGCATGCCTTCATTCTGCAGGACCCACAGGCTCTGCACCAGGCTTTTGAACACATGCTGG ATGTCTCCAAGTTCACAGACACCATCTGTGGGGTGGGGAACATGTCAGCTAATGCCTCCGACCAGGAAAGGACACCTTGGCATGTCACTATTAAG CCCAAGAACAACGAGGCCTGTCGGGGGGCTCTTGTCTCTGACCAGTGGGTTCTGACAGCAGCTCACTGCTTCCACAATGCTAAGGACCGCTCCCTGTGGAGGGTCAATGTGG GGGATCCCAACTCCCAGTGGGGCAAAGAATTCCTTATTGAGAAAGTCGAGATCTCCCCGGGATTTGATGTCTACGGAAAGAAGGACCAGGGGATACAGGAGTTCTATGGTGATGACATAGCCTTGCTGAAGTTGGCCCAGAAAGTGAAAATGTCCACCCATGCCAG GCCCATCTGCATTCCCTGCACAGTGGAGGCCAACATGGCTCTGCGGAGACCCCAACGTAGTACCTGCCAGGACCATG AGACAGAACTTCTGAACCAACAGAGCATCCCTGCTCATTTTGTGGCCTTGAATGGGAGCAAACTGAACATTAACCTCAAGACAGGGGAAGAG AGGTCAGACTGTATCAAGGTAGTCTCCCAAGACAAAATAAAGTTCCCCAACTTGACGGATGTCAGTGAGGTGGTGACAGATCAGTTTCTATGCAGTGGGACCCAGGAGGATGACAATCCCTGTAAAG GAGAATCTGGGGGAGCAGTTTTCCTTGAGCGGAGGTTCAGGTTTTTCCAG gtGGGCCTGGTGAGCTGGGGTCTCTACAACCCCTGTTTTGGTGCTACCAACAAAAACTCCCGCAAAAAGCCTCCCCATGGTGCCCCACCACCCCGAGACTTCCACATTAACCTCTTCCGCCTACAACCCTGGCTGAGGCAGCATCTGGAGGGTGTTCTGAATTTCTTGCCCCTCTAA
- the C2 gene encoding complement C2 isoform X2 produces the protein MDPQMALLYLLLLGPGLAATVPSCPQNVNISGGTFTLSHGWAPGSLLTYSCPQGSYPVPASRLCKSSGRWQTPGFPRPTRLTKAVCRSVRCPAPVTFENGVYTPRLGSHPVGGNLSFICEDGFTLRGSPVRHCRPNGMWDGETAVCDNGAGHCPNPGISVGAVRTGSRFGLGDKVSYRCSSNLVLTGSSERECLGNGVWSGTEPICRQPYSYDFPEDVAPALSISLSHVLGATNPTQKKKENLGRKIQIQRSGHLNFYLLLDASQSVSKDDFEIFKKSAFLMVDRLFSFEVNVSVAIITFASRPKTIMSILSDKSRDVTEVLYSLQNANYKDHENGTGTNIYEALNSVYIMMNNQMQRLGIVTSAWKEIRHAIIILTDGKSNMGGSPKPAIDNIKEIVDIKQNRNDYLDIYAIGVGKLDVDWKELNELGSKKDGERHAFILQDPQALHQAFEHMLDVSKFTDTICGVGNMSANASDQERTPWHVTIKPKNNEACRGALVSDQWVLTAAHCFHNAKDRSLWRVNVGDPNSQWGKEFLIEKVEISPGFDVYGKKDQGIQEFYGDDIALLKLAQKVKMSTHARPICIPCTVEANMALRRPQRSTCQDHETELLNQQSIPAHFVALNGSKLNINLKTGEEEGPQCPCGQHACQDASTCPG, from the exons ATGGACCCACAGATGGCTCTCCTTTATCTGCTGCTCCTGGGCCCAG GCCTGGCAGCTACCGTTCCTTCCTGTCCTCAGAACGTGAACATCTCTGGTGGCACTTTCACCCTCAGCCATGGCTGGGCACCCGGGAGCCTCCTTACCTACTCCTGCCCCCAGGGCAGTTACCCAGTCCCTGCATCACGACTGTGCAAGAGCAGTGGACGGTGGCAGACACCAGGATTCCCAAGACCTACCCGGCTCACTAAGGCTGTCTGCAGAT CTGTTCGCTGTCCAGCCCCTGTTACCTTTGAGAATGGTGTGTACACTCCACGGCTGGGGTCCCACCCTGTGGGTGGCAACCTGAGTTTCATATGTGAGGACGGCTTCACACTGCGGGGCTCACCTGTGCGGCACTGTCGTCCCAATGGCATGTGGGATGGAGAGACGGCCGTGTGTGACAATGGGG CTGGCCACTGCCCCAACCCAGGCATTTCAGTGGGCGCAGTGCGGACGGGCTCCCGCTTTGGCCTTGGGGACAAGGTCAGCTATCGCTGCTCCTCAAATCTGGTGCTGACAGGGTCATCAGAGAGGGAGTGCCTGGGCAATGGGGTCTGGAGTGGGACAGAGCCCATCTGCCGTC AACCCTACTCTTATGACTTTCCTGAGGATGTGGCCCCTGCCCTGTCCATCTCCTTGTCCCATGTGCTTGGAGCCACCAATCCCACCCAGAAGAAGAAGG AAAACCTGGGCCGTAAAATCCAGATCCAGCGCTCTGGTCACCTGAACTTCTACCTGCTCCTGGATGCCTCTCAGAGTGTGTCGAAAGATGACTTTGAGATCTTCAAGAAGAGTGCTTTCCTCATGGTGGACAGG CTCTTCAGCTTCGAGGTCAATGTCAGCGTTGCCATCATCACATTTGCCTCACGGCCCAAAACCATCATGTCTATCTTGAGTGACAAATCCAGGGATGTGACCGAAGTGCTCTACAGTCTGCAAAATGCCAACTATAAAG ATCATGAGAATGGAACTGGGACCAATATCTATGAAGCTCTAAATAGTGTCTACATCATGATGAATAACCAAATGCAACGTCTTGGCATAGTAACATCCGCCTGGAAGGAAATCAGACACGCCATCATCATTCTGACAGATG GAAAGTCCAACATGGGTGGTTCTCCCAAGCCAGCAATTGACAACATCAAAGAGATTGTGGATATCAAACAGAACAGGAATGACTATCTAG ACATCTATGCCATCGGGGTGGGCAAGCTGGATGTGGACTGGAAAGAACTGAATGAGCTGGGGTCCAAAAAGGATGGTGAACGGCATGCCTTCATTCTGCAGGACCCACAGGCTCTGCACCAGGCTTTTGAACACATGCTGG ATGTCTCCAAGTTCACAGACACCATCTGTGGGGTGGGGAACATGTCAGCTAATGCCTCCGACCAGGAAAGGACACCTTGGCATGTCACTATTAAG CCCAAGAACAACGAGGCCTGTCGGGGGGCTCTTGTCTCTGACCAGTGGGTTCTGACAGCAGCTCACTGCTTCCACAATGCTAAGGACCGCTCCCTGTGGAGGGTCAATGTGG GGGATCCCAACTCCCAGTGGGGCAAAGAATTCCTTATTGAGAAAGTCGAGATCTCCCCGGGATTTGATGTCTACGGAAAGAAGGACCAGGGGATACAGGAGTTCTATGGTGATGACATAGCCTTGCTGAAGTTGGCCCAGAAAGTGAAAATGTCCACCCATGCCAG GCCCATCTGCATTCCCTGCACAGTGGAGGCCAACATGGCTCTGCGGAGACCCCAACGTAGTACCTGCCAGGACCATG AGACAGAACTTCTGAACCAACAGAGCATCCCTGCTCATTTTGTGGCCTTGAATGGGAGCAAACTGAACATTAACCTCAAGACAGGGGAAGAG GAAGGGCCACAGTGTCCCTGTGGCCAGCATGCATGCCAGGACGCCAGCACCTGCCCTGGATGA